Genomic segment of Desertibacillus haloalkaliphilus:
GGGAAAAGGTGTCTTCTTAATTAAAAATGAAGCTCAATTTATGGAGTACACAAAAAATAATCCATATTTCTATATTCAAGAATATTTACCGATTGATCGTGACCTTCGTGTTTGTTTTGTTGGTGATGACATCCTAACGGCCTATTGGCGTATCAACGAAGGTGATGGGTTTCAAAATAATGTAGCCCAAGGCGGACAAATCTCCTTTGAGAATATTCCACCAGAGGCGATTGAATTAGTGAAAAAGACCGCTAAACAACTCGGTATCAATCATGCGGGGTTCGATCTCGTATTCGCCCATGGTCATATGTACTTTCTGGAATTTAATATATTATTTGGAAACCAAGGCCTCCAACAGCGCGGCATTTCCGTTGAAAAAACGATTTACGACTATATCACATTGAACCACTCTTGAATACTCGTTTAGCGGTTGAACGCATAACAATTCATAAAGAGGCCCAACCTCGATTGTTGAACCAGCCTTATTTAACCCCCTTTATCTTCAGACCTCAAGATAAAGGGGACTTCACTATGGAATAGACACTTCGAATTCTTCTTCTAACCCATAGGATGTATGATCATTTTTAGCTAGTTCTAGTTTTATTGTATGGTTACCTGTTGGAAGTCCTTTAATGATAAACGCAGCTTGATAGATGGAGTCTACACGTTTGTCATCAACAAATAAATGGATATGACCTTCACCATCTACATGACTTCCCCCAGCACGTTCTTCACTAAACGTAAAATCGGAAACAATGCAATCCACGTAGACATCCTTGTCCTTTACTTCATGATTCACCTTCATAGTACGTTTTTCTGATTGGTCCGTACTTACCTCAATGACGCCAGTTGATTGTAAGGGAACGACCTCCACTTCACTTTGGTCTGGACTTGCTTGTACTTGGTCTCCTCCAGTCATGATCGAACCACTAACACCTACAATAACAACCAAGCTCATCAGTCGTATTAGTAACATTATCATAAGTAACCCTCCTTATTATCAGTAGTTTTATTGTTAACCATGACTTGGCAGTTTATCCTAAATTGACTTCATTTCTATATACTGAAGCGCAGAACGATGTATATTCACAGAAAGAGGCTGGGACAAAAGGTAGGTTTACCTTTTGTCCCAGCCATCGATTTAACTAGTTTTGTCCTGCCCTCTATTATTTGTTCACTCTGTTAACCGAACTTGCTAATCCCCCTACGTCAAATCATTTGACCCTGTTTCATGATTCGGTTCGCTCGTTGACCGAAGGAACTCTAAAAGCATCATGACCATATTGATGTTCGATTGAAAACGCTCCATTCGTTGTGGGATTGTTTTTCCATAAAAGTAATTGGCCTCTCGTTCCATTTCTTTCACCAAACGAGGGTCTCTGCTTAGCCTACGATACCAAATGGGTTGCTCACGTAAGTATCGTTTCAAGTCAGGCCGTGTTTGCAAATACGTTTGTACATCCCTTCGCACCCCTTACCCTCCTAAACCTTACGTCCGTTATTAATCCTTCCGAAATGAAAAAGGCTGTTGACCTTGCTGACTTTCTGACTGTTGATTCGAACTCGATCCTTGAAATTGTTTCATAATGGTTTGAACGTTAGAAATAAGTCCATTAAATTGAGACAAGTGATGCTGTATATCATTAAAATTCACTTTTTTCAAGAGAGACATTAGCTGCGTGATTGACTCTGAATTTTCAGTTGCTTGATCGCTACTCTCCACATTTTCTGACTCCGACCGATCTTGTTTCAAATGACGTTTTTTGTACTTTTCCCACTGTGGATCATCATCTCCTAATAACATCCACTCTTCATACAATTGTTGCCAAGTCGTTCGTTTTTGTCTTACCTCCTTGATTAGTAACGGGTGATCTTTTACAAACGTTTTAAACTTCTGTACTGAAGGGTGAAGTGATCGTTGATCACTCATGTCGTCACCTCCTATTCAAATCCTGTCAAAGTAACTGTATTCACTTATATCATACAAAATAGCCTATAGGAACGTTCGCCCATTTTTTAAAATATTTGCTGAGCGATGTAAGTATTGCTAAACTATAAGAAAACTTGCAATGACGAAAGAAAGGAATCACACATGCAAACTGAAATCCAAAATACGAATATAACAAAAATGGTTAATGATTATTTAGAAGAAGCAAATCGAGAAGAAAAAGAAGTACTATTATCAATCCTCAAAGGATTAAAACAAAAACAAGAGGAAGACCACTCAACCTATTTAGGGGCGCTCACACAAATTGAATCCCGTTCGTTAGAAAATGGTGACCTTGAAATGACGTTACCGATTCAACCGATTATAGAAAACCCATTAAAGATGGTCCATGGAGGGATCACAGCCACCCTGCTCGACACAACAATGGGAACAGTTATTAATGAACACCTTCCAAAAACACAAACGGTCGTCACGTCAGAAATCAAAGTTAATTACTTAAAGCCTGGAATTGGAAATTATTTACGATGTGTTGCCTCGCTCGTACATCATGGCAAGCAATTATGCGTTACAGAGGCGAAGGTCTATACAGATACTGATCAACTGGTCGCTATGGGGACAGGAACCTTTTTTATTATTGAACGACCATAAGGGGATGAGGTTATGCTGGTTGCCGCAATCGTTTTACCTGCTCTCTTCTTAACTTTTTTTATTATCGTTAAACGTGATCAAAAAGAGCATATCAAAAAATGGGAGCAAATCGGCACAATCGAAGAGGCAAAAGTACTATCAGGTCAGGTTAGCCGTTTCCATATTGATAAAAAACGCTTTTATCAGTCGATGTTTATTTGGTCAATCGAGCTCATGATCAGCAATGATGCTGGACAACATAAAGTCATCATTGAGCAGCCAATGAAACAAGAAAATCAACCCCTTACTGTAAAAGCCAATGATTTGGTTGTAGCCTTTGGTCAATGGCAGGGGGATTATTTTTATGCTAATCGTGTTGAAATAAAAAATGAGCAACCTTAAAATGATAAACACTCGATCAAATACACGAATTGGGGATGCCCTCTAACATTAACATTTTCCTTAGAGGACATCCCAGTACTTCAATTAGTAATCCCTTTATTCAATCTCTCTGCATCCTTATATGCATCTACCATACCCCAAATCCACAGAATCGGTGTCGTTATAAAACCAATCAAGATCGTCATTAATAATGCTGAAATGAAATAAGCAACGATAAAAGCAATACCTTTTGCGATCTTTCCGTTATAAATTTGACCAAGCCCTGCAATGAAGAAACTTAACACAGCTGCTAAACCTGGATTTTTCATGATGCGACCTCCTCATCGTTAGCTCCGATCTAAATGATCGTTGTTGTTCTCTTGTATTAAATAGATGTTTTTGATCGCTCATTTAGAACTTGAGGCTAAAACTTACCAGGGCGTCAAAAAATTTTGCGTGTAATACTTCTTATAGACACCAACTCCTAAATGGGTAAACTCATCACTTAACAGATTAACACGGTGACCTTCACTATTTAACCAACCTTCGACAGCTTCAATTGCATCCACGTATTTTGCCGCAATATTCTCACCAGCCATTTGGAAGCTAATGGAACTTGACTCTAAGCGATCTTTCAACTCTCCATGCATTGGTGATGTATGAGAAAAATATTGGTTTGTATACATATCTAAACTGTGTTGATACGCAACTTCAGAAACGTCATCGTGCCATGTAAATGGGGAATGACCGTGGCGCTGACGGAGAATGTTTGTCACATCTAATATTTGTCTGGATTGTCCATCTTCAACCTCTGCCCACTCCTCCTCAGATAATGGTTCAGGTTCATATAACTCCCCGCGATAGGTCAGTGAGTATGGCCGCTGCTTTACTAGCGTGGCAGAGTCAAGAAAACGTATACTCGACAGCTGCTTCGTAAACGTATCAAAATAAAGTTGGACCCAATAACTATCAAATTCGATTAACGGTCTCGCTTCAAGCTCATTATCAGTTAACTCAAACATATATGAATTTCCATTTTCTTTGAATGACACCTTTTTTTCAAAAGAAAGCTGCTCACTTATCTCCTCATACGTATCACCAATCGAAAAAGTCTCAAGTGGCAACTGATCTCCGATAGCATAGACGGTAACAACGCCCCCGTCCTCTACCCCAATCTGTATGTATTCGTTGTCATCTTTGTGATAGACCCACCAGTCATAATCATATGCAGAACGATCGATACGGTCTGGATTTCCATACGTATCACGAACCCAATCTGCACTTTTCTCGATTACTTGATGTAAACCGTCGCTTTCTTGTTCGCTATTTTGATTGACCATCCCAGCTGAATCAGTTTGTTCATCTCGTTCCATAACGGTGCCTTCATGATCAGATACCTGATCTAACGGATTCTGAAGCAAATGATCAACAAAAAAGATAACCACAGCGACTGTGACAATACTAAGTAAACAACCGGCTCTTTTCATTTCTAACTCCACTCCCAAAACTTGTAATATCTGTAGTTTCGTTTTTCCTGATTAGATTCCCTCCCGCCCACAAAGATAAGTGTTGAACTACTATGATTCGACAACAACAAAGCAGTTTTCGTCAAGAGTGAAACGAGTGAAGCAAGGGAAAAACCAACTATTCTATAGGAAAGTTTCAACATTATTTTTATTGCATCTTCTTTATTTTCATACTATGATAAGATAAGTATAGGTTAGACTTAGGAGGTTAAAAAATGAAATTTGAAAATATTGGGATTTCTGATCAAGAAATGAAGCTTTCAAAATTACAATATGCTGCAGAAAGCGTTGGATTTGTCCTTGCTGGTCAATGGGACTATGAGCGGGTATCATTTGATTATAAGTTTGAAGATCAAGTAGAGAACGCAGTTTATTATTTACGAGTTCAAGCCTACGCGATTGAAGGGGAGACACCCAAATCAAATGCCGTTGTAAAATTACTTGATCCTGTATTAGGTAGACATTACTACCCACATGGTGTTGAATATGATGAAGATTTCCCTAGCAAAATCGTTAGTAAAGCAACGAAGAAATTAGAAACGTTGAAAGAACAACTTGAAAAATAAAGTACATAAAAAGAAGAGGCTGTCCCACAGTCAAGCAACAATCGTCTCTCTACGAGCTGAACTGACACTTATGGGACAAGCCTCTTTTTATTTTTTACATACGCGATCGAATGGTAACAATGCGCAATCGATCATCCTTATTAGTTACAATATAATTGACATGATCATCCTTTATCGTTGGCTGTTGTTGAAAATCTTCAACTTCTACGATTTCATTTACGTAAATATGGTACTCCGTCAACTCTTCATCATAAAACACATCTTCTATTGTTATATCAACTAGTTCCATTTGCGTTCCCATCGACTGTAAATCACTCATATGACGGCGCAACGAATGATAGAAGCTATTGTTTGTGACAAGATAGGATTCAATCGTATTAAATCCCAATTCATTGACTGCAATGACTTCTTCTTGTTTATAATTCATAACAAAATCGACCACATCCCCGGCCTCTTCGATCGATACCTGTGTTAATTCAACATTTTCATTTGAACTACATGCTGTCAATATCACCAATATAATAAACAACGCAACTATAATTTTTATTCTTAACATTTTTCTCCCTCGTTTTAAAAAAATCGTACTAGACAAGCATAGGACAAGCGTACTCTACTTTTCAACAAACATCAATAGCTTTCTTTCATAAACAGATGAAATCTAGAATAGAAGTTGTCACGAGATCTTAATGTTACTAGAATTGAAAATTTAAAAATTTGCTTTATACTTAGTATTATATATGTGGAGTCTACATAACTAGGGGATTTTCCATCGGTGTCATCAGTGCTATGTAAAAATAATGATACCTACTCTCAGACTTCTTAAACAAGTAAGACTTTTATCTGTTCATCTAGCAAATAACATAATATAATCAAACTAACAGTTGTCTACATTTTAGAAAGGGGTTTACCATTGTCGACGATTTTCTCTAAGCGTGTTTTACTAATCACGATTACGGTCATTCTTTTAATTATCGCAGGATACTTTATTTTACCCGTTTCGTTACCAATTCTTTTAGCGCTATTTACAGCCTTAATACTTTCACCCGCGGTAAAAGCCTTGCACGTGCGGACAAAATTAAAACGAAACATCGCTGTCATGATCGTTTTTAGTTTATTTGTCTGCTTTATCGGACTTTCTGGCTACTTTATTACAACGAAGGCGGTTACTCAAGCGATCCAACTGGTGGAGCATTTGCCTACACATATTAATGACATCAATCGTGCTTGGCTTAATTTCCAACGAAATTTAGAACATACATACCAAGACTTACCACCAGAGTTGGTATACGAAATCAATTCTCAAGTAACCTCAACGTTAAATAACCTTCGTGAAGAAATTGGAAACCGAAATTTAATCAACGATATAACCGCATTCGTCACTCGAATACCCGGATATCTCGTTACATTTATTGTTTATTTGATCGCCCTATTTTTATTTTTGCTTGAATTACCACGCCTTAAGCGACAGTTGTTCACTTTCTTTACAGAAAAGACAGCTGATAAAGTTAATTTCATGGCTTCTAGACTTTCATTTGTTACTTTTGGTTTTTTTAAAGCTCAATTTTTGGTGAGTATCATTATATTCATTGTCACGTTAATAGGGCTGCTCATTATAGCTCCTGAAGTTGCTTTATTAATGGCCTTCATCATTTGGCTGATTGATTTCATCCCTATTATCGGTTCGATCGCCATTCTCGCGCCTTGGGCAATCTTCCAGTTCATTGCTGGAAACGTTGCTATAGGAACACAACTGCTGATTTTAGCGGCGATACTTCTAATCATTCGTCGTACAGTAGAACCTAAAGTTATGGGACAACAAATTGGTCTTTCACCTTTAGCGACACTCATTGCTATGTATATCGGTTTGATGCTCTTTGGTGTGATGGGCTTTATCATCGGTCCTCTGATCGTCATTGCTTTTACATCGGCACGTGAGGCGGGGATTATCCGTTTAAACTTTAAAATTTAAAATTCCCTTGAAATACACTTTTCTTCCCATACTCCAATCGAAGGCAATGTGAGGTAAGCACCCTTCTCTGATTATTCGTCCTCGTTCGCTCACTCCGTCCCTCTACAACAAAACAGCCGTTCAAAAGAACGGCTGTTTTTAACGTTGTATAACTAACTTCTTTAGCTTATTGATCGTTAATAATATGGAGAAATTAAAATATATACTAATACCCCAGTCAAACTTACATATAGCCATAACGGCATTGTCCACCGAGCGATCTTTCGGTGCCTCTCAATTTCCATATTCCATGCTCGCGTAACAGCCATTAATGCAAGTGGTACAATAACTGCAGCTAAAATAATATGCGTAATTAAAATAAAGAAGTAGATATAACGTAATGGCCCCTCACCACCATAAGAAGTTGACTCCGATAGCATGTGATGGGCGACATACGTCACCAAAAAGAACGTCGTTGTCGTAAATGCTGCATAAATAAAGCGACGATGTAACGTAACATTCTTTTTTATA
This window contains:
- a CDS encoding ATP-grasp domain-containing protein, whose amino-acid sequence is MKIVTFNPFRTIGIPNINYVKPEHMYKEREKIASADICLFPEYWQINPLVYGMKKEIFPNIQSFHLGHNKIEVTRALWSVCPENVPRTEILGRNQENINYVLNTFAFPFVAKEIKNSMGKGVFLIKNEAQFMEYTKNNPYFYIQEYLPIDRDLRVCFVGDDILTAYWRINEGDGFQNNVAQGGQISFENIPPEAIELVKKTAKQLGINHAGFDLVFAHGHMYFLEFNILFGNQGLQQRGISVEKTIYDYITLNHS
- the ylbD gene encoding YlbD family protein; the encoded protein is MSDQRSLHPSVQKFKTFVKDHPLLIKEVRQKRTTWQQLYEEWMLLGDDDPQWEKYKKRHLKQDRSESENVESSDQATENSESITQLMSLLKKVNFNDIQHHLSQFNGLISNVQTIMKQFQGSSSNQQSESQQGQQPFSFRKD
- a CDS encoding DUF420 domain-containing protein, encoding MYNSSHEVANDPVKKRNYKPLIIILTIVINGIVVALMSIPPVQGFDLFDVKVLPLMNAIFNSFTFLFLLAALIAIIKKNVTLHRRFIYAAFTTTTFFLVTYVAHHMLSESTSYGGEGPLRYIYFFILITHIILAAVIVPLALMAVTRAWNMEIERHRKIARWTMPLWLYVSLTGVLVYILISPYY
- a CDS encoding YlbE-like family protein translates to MRRDVQTYLQTRPDLKRYLREQPIWYRRLSRDPRLVKEMEREANYFYGKTIPQRMERFQSNINMVMMLLEFLRSTSEPNHETGSNDLT
- a CDS encoding YugN family protein; translated protein: MKFENIGISDQEMKLSKLQYAAESVGFVLAGQWDYERVSFDYKFEDQVENAVYYLRVQAYAIEGETPKSNAVVKLLDPVLGRHYYPHGVEYDEDFPSKIVSKATKKLETLKEQLEK
- a CDS encoding TcaA NTF2-like domain-containing protein; the encoded protein is MLRIKIIVALFIILVILTACSSNENVELTQVSIEEAGDVVDFVMNYKQEEVIAVNELGFNTIESYLVTNNSFYHSLRRHMSDLQSMGTQMELVDITIEDVFYDEELTEYHIYVNEIVEVEDFQQQPTIKDDHVNYIVTNKDDRLRIVTIRSRM
- the ytvI gene encoding sporulation integral membrane protein YtvI, whose translation is MSTIFSKRVLLITITVILLIIAGYFILPVSLPILLALFTALILSPAVKALHVRTKLKRNIAVMIVFSLFVCFIGLSGYFITTKAVTQAIQLVEHLPTHINDINRAWLNFQRNLEHTYQDLPPELVYEINSQVTSTLNNLREEIGNRNLINDITAFVTRIPGYLVTFIVYLIALFLFLLELPRLKRQLFTFFTEKTADKVNFMASRLSFVTFGFFKAQFLVSIIIFIVTLIGLLIIAPEVALLMAFIIWLIDFIPIIGSIAILAPWAIFQFIAGNVAIGTQLLILAAILLIIRRTVEPKVMGQQIGLSPLATLIAMYIGLMLFGVMGFIIGPLIVIAFTSAREAGIIRLNFKI
- a CDS encoding PaaI family thioesterase; amino-acid sequence: MQTEIQNTNITKMVNDYLEEANREEKEVLLSILKGLKQKQEEDHSTYLGALTQIESRSLENGDLEMTLPIQPIIENPLKMVHGGITATLLDTTMGTVINEHLPKTQTVVTSEIKVNYLKPGIGNYLRCVASLVHHGKQLCVTEAKVYTDTDQLVAMGTGTFFIIERP
- a CDS encoding CAP domain-containing protein codes for the protein MKRAGCLLSIVTVAVVIFFVDHLLQNPLDQVSDHEGTVMERDEQTDSAGMVNQNSEQESDGLHQVIEKSADWVRDTYGNPDRIDRSAYDYDWWVYHKDDNEYIQIGVEDGGVVTVYAIGDQLPLETFSIGDTYEEISEQLSFEKKVSFKENGNSYMFELTDNELEARPLIEFDSYWVQLYFDTFTKQLSSIRFLDSATLVKQRPYSLTYRGELYEPEPLSEEEWAEVEDGQSRQILDVTNILRQRHGHSPFTWHDDVSEVAYQHSLDMYTNQYFSHTSPMHGELKDRLESSSISFQMAGENIAAKYVDAIEAVEGWLNSEGHRVNLLSDEFTHLGVGVYKKYYTQNFLTPW